Part of the Ziziphus jujuba cultivar Dongzao chromosome 8, ASM3175591v1 genome is shown below.
tttatgcatatgtatatctgtgtatataattaaatatacacatatatatttatatatttatatatttatatatatgattttggtattattatttatttatttatttatgcatttacttattaatttaaatgtttatttttattttttaaagaataaaaagttaCAAAGGTATTTAATATTAAGATGATTTCAATATGTTCTACTTTCTTAAAACATTATATTTGggtatttcaaatttatttatttttggttactgatttttggataataattaaatagttaGAATTACGtttgattttatggaaattgtaagattattcattaattatattaaaatattattatttttcttattttaaatttattggtttattatttaattattcatctatctatttgtttatttgtttatttatccaATCATCTAGTCAAAACATTTAATTGCCgtttttaaaatacaattacGAGGAGTCATTTTCTTGTAAATGTGTATGTTTACATGTGATTAGTTAGTATATAAATAAACCATATAGTATTGATGTTCtgtattgttatgtttattaattaacatacaGGTTATATTTAATCATCATTTGTGAGCTGTGATAAGTAAAGATAAGCATGTAATTTGTAGTGATAGTATTAGCCACACTCCCATGGTAGAAGGATAGTAGGTTTAATCATTCCTATGGGCGTTAAGGTGAGCAAGAATAGGCAGATATTTTTATTGTGATGACATTAGTCATCTCCCTTGGTTGTAGGATGGTAGGTTATTTAGCATTGGCACCGTTAAGATACTAATGGGATCATGTGCATGTTCTCCTCTCCCTTCCCCATCTATCAAGTAGTATTTGGGACACTAAACATCAATTAGCAgcactagtatatagtatggtgcatcagcTATCTTTTCGatatatgcttatatatatatatatatatatattatgttatgcgTTAGGTATACCATACCAAACTGGAGCAACAACTGGGTTAAACTTAAGAGTCGGTTAGTATTGTATTTCTGCTGCCTACGAGATCAGGAGGTTGGATGGCCATCATTGGCAACCACCCCTGACTGTATTGCTAGTAGTATATCTATGATCAACTGATATTATGGGGTTATTCCTTAGTATGTCATATGGTATATTAGATGTATTAGCCTTCCGACAAGTATTGGAGTCTTCAAATAGATATATTAGGCTTTGAATAGGCATTGCAGCATTCGGGCAAGAGTATTAGCCTTCGGATAGGTACTTCACTCCTTAGGCATGTATTATGGCCTTCAGACAGACATTGTAGTTTTTGGATAGAAGTATTAACTTTCGACTAGGTACTTCAACCTTTGGATAGGTACCATAGCTTTTGAGTAGGTGTATTAGCTTTCGTGCAGGCATTATAACCTTCGTATAAGAGTACTATAGCCTTTAACTAGGTACTTCAAATTTCGAGCAAGTATCATAGTCTTTTGGCAAATGTGTTAGCCTTTGGGCATGTGTGTTAGCCTACGGACAGATTATTCAAGTCCTTCGAAAGATTgtatacataattatatttatgtagaagatatatatatatatatatatatatatatatatttacgttGGTTTTGGATAATGGTTATGTTATTGGAGTTACTGTTAAGATCTCAACTGATTAATTTAAAGTACTATTTCTTCATGTGTATTACAAATGtaagttattttattaaaagttatctgacaatttattgattattaacGGTAcaatttgtatctatatatttcCTATATGTAAAAAGGTAGACTATATGATTTAGGGTCTAGAACCTAGGttgtttttatctttcattattattattattattattattatcattatcatcatcatcatcatttttttatctgcatttGTGTGTTGAGTATAGTTATCAAGTAATGTAAAAGTGTGAGATTGCAGTAAGTGGGTGATGTTGGTGGCCATGAGTTTTAAAAGTATGTATTTTTTGTGCTGCATAAAAACGTGGGAAGAATCGGGACCATCTTAAGGTCCAGGTAGTAAGCTTTGGAAGGGATCCCGACACATATAAAggtatttatgatttattaacTATTACTCATATTTGTATTCCTATGCTATTCTTATCGAAGTcctacaaatttgtgaaaatttataGTAAAGTGGGGAGGAATAAGGCAGATGCATGGGCAAGGAATATTTGGGAAAGTTTAGTTTATAGGGGAGATGCTGTTGGGTTTTTCTGTAGAATTTAGTTGGGGTTTCCCTTAGCCGGAGCCATTCTAGGGTTGCCGATAGGTAACTCTGGGAGTGTCCTGACAATTATGACATCAGCATACTAACAtcatctaataataaaattaacaacGTAAATCAATTGGATTGATTTgcaacaaatttgaaatttcagGATTCAATTTAAGCAATTCCAATTTTCAAGGTTCAATTCAACCAACCTTGAAACTTCAGGGCACTAATTATGTAGCAAGGATTCGTTATGATGTTTAAGGTATTTTCCTTAATATAGTTATGAACTAGCTTCATAATTAGGGCTATGATATAACTTTAGCTATAACGATTTAGTTGTTTTGTATTGGATCCTATTTGGTTATTTTTGTATTGGATTCTAATTGGTCATTTATTCAATGTTAAGAATTTATTATTGCACTTCATCCTTGTATGTTTCTAGCTAACTCATAAATCTTTACAAATACTAGAGTATGCTTGAAATAGAATATATGGTAATAGATCTATAATGTATTCCATATTAGTGTAATTGGTTgaaagataattatattaatatttacgtTCATAACTTAATCGTAAAGCTTAATGAATTCTCACTTAGAACCATGATTGAAATCTATATGTGAATGTTATCAATTGTGTGTAAAAGCAACTTTTGATAAATCTaggattaagtatggttaaaaAAGTGAGCAGCTAAATAGGTTTCCATGCGAATAGGATTAAATTGGAGCAGGTAATGGTCAGGTCACGTGCCCTAGTGTTATCATTATTGAACCTCTCTACTTTCCTAGTTTCTATTTTCTTGAGTTTATTAGTgtttaatcttattattaatcATTCAAGTTTTTGTTTCTCAATAGCATAAAAATTAAGTTTGACTAGCTTTTGTTATTTAATTCCGAACAAAAGCCGTGTGACTATAACTCTAATTTTTACCTCTTTACTACATGCTAACAATTTATATACTTGTGAATTGACAACGGTGTTGAGTCCAGTGTGTAAAATGTACTCTGCTAAGAGAATTAAGTACGCACCTGCAGCTGCAGATTGGTTGCGAATATAAATGGAGCTTTCTAGGGAGTATAGTAGCTTCCTTCAACTGCAGTCctgtgcccttttttttttttcttttttttttttgaggggtTGGGGGGCTGTTGtgtttgaaataaatattaaagtACTGAGTAGATGAAATTAAACAAAGAGTTAAAAACAAATTCTTGTAAatcaataaagaaaacaaaagaaaatcagaaaatatcaaattaaacgaGGATTGACTAGCTTCATATCGGAATATTAACAAATGGAAACAAGGAAAATATGGAAGTGCGATGCATGAATAACAAATTATAACATACCttaaacaataaaatgtgaAGAAAATGTATGAGTTCCAGAAACAGAGTGGgagaacataatatatatatatatatatatatatatgcatatatacgaTATAATGGAACTACTATGGTGTGGGAAGATGCTCACCatttggtgggtgaacaatccatatctttttaataatatgCGAGTTAACTCATTTAAGAATACGCACTGGGACTCACCAAGTGATGAGCACATTCTCAGATGGGCTGATAAATTTGATATGTTAGCCAGTAGTACTAAGGAAGAAAAGCATAAATGCCTACCTACTTTTACTGTTCATCTAAAGAAAAAGTGCCTTTGTTTGGATGCCATTGTCCTAATTAAAGTATGAAAGCATCAAAGGAAAAGTAATGAAcaataataattctaaaagcATATTGTTCTTTGCTTAAAAAATTCTGAAACAAAAACCGAATAGCAGTGGTAAAAGCGGTTCTCTTTGAGGAAATGCTTTACACGTTGAGCACCTATTAGGCGCTTCATactcaaaatcattaaaatatgtGATTTTCTAAAGACAAgatcatcaataaaaatatattccaTCTCTGTTAACGAAATACTACAGAAAACATACTTTATCCTCTTAAAATGCTTTTCTTAGACATTTTAGAATCacgcccaaaaagaaaaaaacgctATGCATAGCATCTGGTGACTTGAGAGAGAGATAGAAGAACCAATCAAACCCGCAAGCACACATGACACGAAATTTTTGTaactgataattttttttttttttttttctgaaatgcAGCTTCAGTAAGCGATCcgattaatttaattcaatccGAAACAAAACTGGATTAGATTGATTTAGATGTATATCAATTTCACTACTACTAAgttaaaattttgaacaccCTGGATATATGGACCAACTGTTATTGGGAATGACTGAAAAGGGAAGTGTAATACAGAAAGAATTGCTTTCTTCGATCTGGAAAAACCTTTACTTGGAGTGAATTAGTGTTGGCActtgtcataacaaatttacTATCAACTTtaccatatatattaatatctgcAATGTACTATGACAGAAATCTGCTTCTATTGATATGTAGGAGAGAAAAATGCTATGATCTAAAATTTACCATAACTCCTATTACTCTTGTAATGCTTCTTTGCTGATTTTAGGAAAACTTTTCATACACAGGTTTTATCAATACTTTTGTTGACAAGTATAGCATTTTTGTCAGGTTTCACTTTTTCCCTGTTCATAAATTTGGCATTTCTAACAAAAAATGTCTTATCTGTAAACATACATACAATTTAAAGATCTGTATTGTTCATTGTGTGTTTTCTTAGCTTGGTAAAAAGAATTTACTGGGGGTAACTTATCTAGAAAggataagcaaaaaaaaaaaatatcttcgtTTTCAACATGAAAGTATCCTTATGATTTAGATGCCTAAATTTGTAGAACTGCATTCTCTATGTTTCTaacttatttatgtatttatttattggtaatTGGACCTCCATTATCACTGGTTTGTTCCTCCTGCAAAACAGAGCTGTGGTAAAGTTTATTATCtctgtttgttttatttctgtTTTGCTACGGTTCCTGATATTAATAAGTCTTTACTAAAAAATGTCTATTAATTCAACTAGACCAGGATAAAGATCAAACAGGTGCTGCTAATGGCAATGAAATGACTGAGATGTCTATGTTCAAAGCTGTTAGTCCAGCTGGAGGCGATGCAATGCATATTTACCCTGGAAGGCCAAAGTATCAGAACATGCTTCCATTGCTGACCAGTGTTAAAATATGACTTCCTTATCTGTTACTGCCAGGTCTACCCAACTTTGATAGGACTCGgtaaccacttttttttttttttatgttttataatttttattgatagttCAATGAAATAGCAtcaaaagtttaatttttttgacagTTCagaaataccattttttttttttttggttaatttcatAGGAGATTGTACTACTTTAAGTTATAAcagaaatataaagaaaaacttTCCTTTCTCTGATCCTGAAAAACCTTAACTGCcgtatttgattaattttgattCTTAGAAGACCAGAgcctcctttcttttttcttctttccttctcTCCCATCTGGTTTTCATTCATCAACTGAAAGTCAACAAAGTAAAAAGGTCCAAAGtttcgataaaaaaaaaaaaaaattccattcatTTTTGTTTCTCGACAACAAAATGGCTAAAAGAATGTAAACAAGATGATGAAAAATTCCATGGAAACCAAACTTTTCCAGTATGAGGCATTTTGATGAGCCGTCAATGGGacttggcaaaaaaaaaaaaatatatatatatatatatatcatgtgcGAGCTGAAGCCAGAGTGGATAATATCatactaacatttttttttttttccatctttttcaccataaaaaaaataaataaataaataaatctttctttgtaaaaataattctttttatataaatatttatttatcaaattgaacATAAAACCTCCTGGTTCTCAATATCAAGCCATCGAAAAGTGCTTAGATCTTCACAGCAGCCACCTCCAAAAGGATGTGAACGCTACGTCATCCAACATTTCTACCTTGATTGCCTTGGGAGATTTACAAGTGTGACTAGAGATAAAATCAATATGTGGTTCAATTCAATAAGTGCAAAAAATTCATACAGAAGATAGATATTTCTATTGAAGTTCATTATATGATTGGTAATGTGTGTAGAACTCCTATCTTACCAAAGGATGTACTCCCCAATACAAGAGATTTCATATATAACCACCATAAAATTGAATGGTGTAAAGATCCAGCTAAGAAGTATAATAAAACTGTCTTCTTTGAGGCATATAGCTCTAAAAAATCCCAGCTTCAAAGACAGGGTGTCATATCTAAATctgaatcaaaaaaataaaaaggtagctgttttaaatataaagaaGTCAAATCTAAAACTCTAAGCTCCTTCATTTCTTCGAAAAAATGGTTTGAGATTTGTTGGGACTGATTGTTCAAGAAAATTGGTTTATCATAAGGAAAAACACAAGTTGTGGACACTCTAACCTTTCAGGAAGCGGATGAGAATCATGTTTGACACTCAAAAGTGAAATTGCAGTTGCACTTTTGCGTTTCTTATTGTCTTCGAGCTCATCAACATTTCTAAGATTATACATATGGTGTTCTTCAGATCCAATGAAGACAACAACATCACGAATTACATCTTGCATTCTGACTTTGTCCCTGCAATCAACATTCAGCAACAAAGAAGAAGCCTTGAGATTATCAACCAGTGCAAATACTCTGTTTCTTGCCTTTTCTAAGCTCGTGATGCTTTGAAATGATTCCAGCCCCATAGCATATCCGAGCGAGCCCTCGATATCTGTTTCCATATTTTCaggaaataaacaaaaaagcaaGAGTAATGACTTTGCTTCATTACTTTCTAAAAAGTCATAAGTCAACTTTATGCTGGAATACACATTTTTATACATGCCTTTGATGTTAGTTGGGGCAGATCTTCGTAGCTCTTGCAAGGCATTACTCCAGATGGGATAGGCTTTCTTTTTCAAAGCACTTGCAACTGTCGTGATCGCAATTGGTAAGCCTACGCATTCTTTGACAATCTCAATTACCAAAGCTTGTATATCTGGGCTTTTGGTTGATTGAACACCCACTATTTTGTCAAACAAAGCTTTTGCTTCATCAAGGGGTAACTCTTTAACAGAGAAATTTATATCAGCATCCATATCATTACATACCACATCTTGAGATCTAGAGGTGAGAAAAATTCTACAATCATTCTTATCATTCCCAAAAGCTATCCCAACTTCATACAACGCCAATTTCTCCCAGATGTCATCCAGAACTagtaacatcttctcttctccCAATCCCTGATGTAGTCCTTTCGCTCTTACATATTTATCTTCCTCAGAATCATCAAACTTTAGGCCTAGCTGACCTGCAATTGCTTTTTGAATCTTTTGAAGGTCTGGAGTTTGTGATACAGTGACCATAACTACCTTTTTGAATAACTTCTCATCCTCAACAGATTGTCTAGCAACTTCTTTAGCAAGCATGGTTTTGCCAACGCCGCCCATACCATAAACTCCAATCATCTTGCCATCAGGATTTCTTAATGCCTCCATAATTCTGTTGAAGGTGAAGATTCTTGATTGGAAAATCATGTAGCCTCCTCTAATCATATCAATGGCAGCTGACTGTGGTGGGACGCTGTAAGAAACCTTTTGGAATGTGTTTGCTTGTTGTATTTCAGCAACAGCAGTCTCTGCCAAGGTGTTTGCCTTCTTGCTGAGCTGAATCCGTGACACCAAGTTCAGAAACAACTTGCTAGAACACATGGGCTTTCAAGAGTCCTCCATCTTTCAAAAATTCATTATCCGTTTTCAGTAATCCTTGTTACTGTTTTCAGCCAATCCTCAATATCAGCTTCAATTTCTTCGCCACTTCTTCTAGCCTCATCAATAGAGTGTTGCAGCCTGTCTTTCACACCTTCCAGGTGCTGAATTTGGGTCTTGAGGTTGTCTACATTTCTCTTGTCAACTGTATACTCCCTAATTTTTGCACCAACGGAGATAAGAAACTCCATGCCAATTTTctgtaaaaatgaataaaaatctatacaaagaaaaaactgaACCAAATCATGACCgaatataaaatgtaaaaacttGTAGAATAAGGAATTAAGTTCCTGCAGATGATTGATTTGTGAATGCAAATTGAGCTAGGGAGCAGTACATTCCGTCTgcactatttttcttttctctttttttttattttttggttatagTTTGGAATATATTGCAAAGCAAAAGAtgaaatcaaacaaaataatatttgagataatgtcaaatcaaataaagaaacaaagtaaaaccAGAAAATATCAAACTGAAGGAGGGATTGAATCGCTCCAAATTAGAATGACAGATATTGGTAACAAGAAAATGGAAGTGCAAGCATGAATATCAAACAACAACCTTAAGGTAATGAGGAGGATGTGTATGACCATTAGAAATTGGGTATGAGAATGTGCAAAGCTATACTTCTATGGAAGAAAAGCATAAATGACTATGAAAGTGCAAGCATGAATATCAAACAACAACCTTAAGGTAATGAGGAGGATGTGTATGACCATTAGAAATTGGGTATGAGAATGTGCAAAGCTATACTTCTATGGAAGAAAAGCATAAATgactatttttattgtttaatgtAAAGAAAAAGTGCAtctgtttatttaaatttacaCACATATGCTTTGTCATTGTCATAATCCAACCATGTTTTtggctaattaattaaaaaaacactaATAAAGTCTGCTGCTTTATGTGTTGTAATATATACTTGCTAATCAAATCCTAGAGGATGCCCCTACAGAAACAAAGCAAAGAATATTGAGTATGAACAACTACTACTAACtaatactaaattaataaaagcattaaagggtaattaaaaaaacaaaatcatccCAGAAGTGCTTTGTTCCTTGCTTACAAGATTCAGACACAAAAACAGAGTAGCAGAGGTAAAGGGGTACCCTTATGGAAAAGGTTTCCAAGTTAAGCACCTATTGTGGTCCTTCTCAAACAATCATTGAATATGTGATTTTTCTGAACAACAAAATCAGTAACCAAACACTACCATAAGCGTTTATATCCTCTTTAAAGTCGTTTTGGATGTTTTAGAATTACTCCCAAACAAACACCAAAGTGAGTGTCAtaggaagaagaaaacaagaaaTTTTGGTGATtagagaacaaaagaaaaaattgcttATACATACaaagattttaaataatttagaaaCAGAATTACACCCACAAGCACCGCATgacatttctttttgttttttatcttttttgacGTGTAAAATCAGTAAGTGATATTCAAatctatttatatttgaaaagttgAATCAAATTCAGTCAAAAACTAAAATGGATTAGATTGATATGGATATTACCAATTTCAttactttaattaaaattttgaatacccTGGACCAAATGGTATTggcatatttaaatatttttacattgatttttgtaatgacaaaaaaagaaagtttgatACAGAAAGCATGCAATCAAGGTAAGTCATTAATcacagaaaaaggaaaagtctAATATACAAATCATGCCACCCATTAAGGTAAGTAAAGAATCTCCTGAATTCAAAGAGcagaacaaaaattaaaaaaaataaattcactcTACCCCCCacatttttgtttcttgttaaaagaccaaaaaaagttactgattttttttttttttttttttttgaggagaAACAGATAGAGCATAAGGAGAAGAGTTTGAGAATGGGGTTGAGAATAAGCATCACTACCTGGTTGGCTGCTCAAGTTTGGATGGTTCTAGGTGAATGGCTTTCGGAGTGCTTTTTTCTGGCTTATGATATTGCTTCTTCTTTGAGGAGTgaagattttaattttgattgattttttattgaattttcccACAGATTCCGTCAATGTTTGTATCGGGttttacttttctatttttctgtttttcttttttttcttttttctctgttGACTTccatttatgttaatttttctttttttttttggttgttgttgttgttgttgttgttgttgttgttaggTTATGGTGGAATCAATGAGTTTTTGAGTAAGATATTATAGCATTAGTTGGTATATACGAttgcttctgttttttttttttttttttctcaatagaagaattttaaatttagatgGTAATTAAAACCTATTTGtcaatattcatatattatgttatggaaaACATTattcaagattaaaaaaaattcttttctaaattttacccCACTGGGCTGTATTTTTCAGCAGTTTTAGGCTTCACTGACATGGATCTTCTCCATTTGTCTATCATTTATGGAATGAAGGACTAAAGTTTGGATTAACCAAGTTGTGCAATGTCAATAATTGaatcaaaaagtttttttttcccctttttatcaatattaaatttatgataatttaggAGGAGAAAGTTCCATCCAAATCAAATTTTGGAGCTAAAATTTGAAGATATATTCTTAATGATTTTTACCATTGAGCTAAATCCAAAAGCTATAATTGTGTTCATGTCTCATTATTAAATTGGGAATATTTCTATTAGCCATCAATTAGGATTAACTTGCTTTTAcgattttagaaataaaaataaatttaaaaaatatgatgagAGAATCAAATACgagaataaattaaaagaaatcgTTTGTTTagtgaattatttaatttagataataaaaaaaaatgaagtgtTTGACTATGAGATATTtaaagattaaaagaaaaaaaaaaaagcaacattgGATAGATTAATTTAATGGCCGACATTATGTCATGAAAAAATCACACATATATAACATATCTAAGGGTTttcttgcaaaaaaaaaaaaagaaaaagaaaaaaaatctgccCCGTTGGATTAGATTGATTTAATGGCCTAGATCATGTCGTATAACATCACACTTCTAAAAAGTAATAGATAACACCATATACCAAATTCTATTATAAAGCTATTTTACCAATTAATGTGGCATTATTTTATCAgtgaaaaatgatataaattgaatatgaaTAATCGAACctttaaaatgataaaagaaaatcaatataaacaaataaaatagcatCACGTTATTTGCTAAATCAATTGCTAAATAGTTTTGTATACCGCTTCATgcctatacctggcaattcgggttggtgggtcgtgttcgtgtcaacccgtttaataatcgtgtcaaaaatgcctaacccgaacacgacccatttattaatcgtgtcaggtacctaaaacactaacccgacctgtttataaacaggtcaacacgacacgacccgtttaacacgattattttaacgggtcatgttgacctattaacccgttaacctgaaattgacctattaacccgaaaactaacatattaacccgttaacccgaaaattaacctattaacccgaatttttttttattttttttatttttatgtttttgttttattaaagatgtattttttgtttttaaaaaattagtaatagaaaattattgttataaaatttttaatttataatattttttagttattaaatattatattagtgataaaatattaatttaaaattaaatttaaatgggttgtaataggtatataatcgtatcgggttgaaactgacacgtttaataaatgggtcataacgggtcaatttcgagttaaacagatcaacccgaaaatgacacgattaataatcgtgttaaacgggttgacccgattatgacccgaacccatttataataaacccaaacccatttattccgtgtcgttttcgagtcgtgtcgccgtgtcatgatccaaattgccaggtctattCATGCCCCTAGCAATATAGTTCTTGCATAAATGATCACTTTCAAAGTTACTTTCCCTGAGCATAGGCATAGGCATAGCATCTACCAAAACCGATATTCAAGGCAGCTGCTCTCAGACGAACCATGACTGAAGCTCagagaagaaaggaagaaaagaggaaaatacAGAGTGCCCCAGGTAGGATTGCCACTGTGCCACTACGTAAAAGGAGAATCCTAAAAGTAGTTGAGTGAGTTATAGATAGATTCTTTTTGGGGAGGGGTTGtgcgttttgtttttgttaccaCAATTAtgtatttctaattttaatcGATAGTTCAACGGAAATAAGCAtccaagttttaaattttatttgacagTTCGGCAGTTCTTGTACCATTTTTGTAATCTTTGTTTCATTTTACTTGACCTTAACGCTTACGAGTTTAGCCATAATTTCACAGCATATGTACTATTTTCtaacagaaaagaaagaaaacctgTCCTCTCTCTGTTCCCAGAAAAACCACCTTTACTAAGAGTGAATTAGTTTTGGCACAtgacataaaaattttaaagagtGAATTAGTGTTGGCGAATGGCATAAAAAATTTACTGTGAACTTTAccagatttatttttatgtccAAGGTACTATGACAGAAATCTGCTTCTATTGATACATAGGAGAGAAATATGCCATCATCTAAAACTACAAAATTGGCAGTATGTAAGAAGGAAGTTCCCATCAATCGGAAGGCATACTTTGAAAGCTCCAATTTAAACCTTTACAAatcaaaaaatagatataaattgaacaattcCACATAAATGGATTACAGCTAATGGTGAATGTTTCAGAGTACCacatttc
Proteins encoded:
- the LOC125421346 gene encoding disease resistance protein At4g27190-like yields the protein MCSSKLFLNLVSRIQLSKKANTLAETAVAEIQQANTFQKVSYSVPPQSAAIDMIRGGYMIFQSRIFTFNRIMEALRNPDGKMIGVYGMGGVGKTMLAKEVARQSVEDEKLFKKVVMVTVSQTPDLQKIQKAIAGQLGLKFDDSEEDKYVRAKGLHQGLGEEKMLLVLDDIWEKLALYEVGIAFGNDKNDCRIFLTSRSQDVVCNDMDADINFSVKELPLDEAKALFDKIVGVQSTKSPDIQALVIEIVKECVGLPIAITTVASALKKKAYPIWSNALQELRRSAPTNIKGMYKNVYSSIKLTYDFLESNEAKSLLLLFCLFPENMETDIEGSLGYAMGLESFQSITSLEKARNRVFALVDNLKASSLLLNVDCRDKVRMQDVIRDVVVFIGSEEHHMYNLRNVDELEDNKKRKSATAISLLSVKHDSHPLPERLECPQLVFFLMINQFS